Proteins encoded together in one Neobacillus sp. FSL H8-0543 window:
- the murG gene encoding undecaprenyldiphospho-muramoylpentapeptide beta-N-acetylglucosaminyltransferase yields the protein MKIVVSGGGTGGHIYPALALIREIQKESNINAEFLYIGTKNGLESTLVPRERIPFKAIHITGFKRKLSIDNIKTVVRFFTGVRDSKRMLKEFKPDIVIGTGGYVCGPVVYAAAKLKIPTIVHEQNSVPGLTNKFLSRYVNKIAICFDEAKEHFPDDKVVFTGNPRASEVIGKDGIQGRLSAGLSTTLPVVLIFGGSRGARPINDAVIKSLSELGEKPYQVLYITGDVHYQEVKDEVELVGNPKNVVIKPFIHNMPEVLAGVDLVVSRAGATTLAEITSLGIPSILIPSPYVTNNHQEKNARSLSDHGAADLLLEKDLNSITLLQYIDRILLNKETLKEMKTKAKKLGVPDSAGRVFELMKMLVNNK from the coding sequence ATGAAAATAGTAGTTAGCGGCGGTGGAACGGGAGGGCATATATATCCTGCACTTGCACTCATTAGAGAAATCCAAAAAGAATCGAATATAAATGCGGAATTTTTATACATTGGTACAAAAAACGGATTGGAAAGTACACTTGTACCGAGAGAAAGGATCCCTTTTAAGGCTATACATATTACAGGTTTTAAAAGAAAGCTTTCTATAGATAATATTAAGACTGTAGTTCGATTTTTTACAGGTGTAAGGGATAGTAAAAGAATGTTAAAAGAATTTAAGCCTGATATTGTCATTGGAACAGGTGGATACGTTTGTGGTCCAGTGGTTTATGCTGCAGCAAAATTAAAAATTCCAACGATTGTTCATGAACAAAACAGTGTCCCAGGTTTAACAAATAAGTTTTTAAGTCGCTATGTAAACAAGATTGCCATTTGTTTCGATGAGGCCAAAGAACATTTCCCTGACGATAAAGTTGTTTTCACTGGAAATCCGCGAGCATCTGAAGTAATTGGGAAGGACGGCATCCAAGGACGTTTATCTGCTGGGCTAAGTACAACTTTACCAGTAGTGTTAATCTTTGGCGGAAGCCGTGGTGCAAGACCAATTAATGATGCAGTTATTAAATCACTTTCGGAGTTGGGTGAAAAACCATATCAAGTGTTGTATATTACTGGGGATGTACATTATCAAGAGGTAAAAGATGAGGTCGAATTAGTGGGGAACCCAAAAAACGTCGTGATTAAGCCGTTTATTCATAATATGCCAGAGGTGCTTGCTGGCGTTGATTTAGTCGTCTCAAGGGCAGGCGCTACGACACTGGCAGAAATCACTTCACTCGGCATTCCGAGCATCCTTATCCCAAGCCCATATGTAACAAACAATCACCAAGAAAAAAATGCAAGGTCTCTTAGTGATCATGGAGCTGCCGATTTATTATTAGAAAAGGATTTAAATAGCATAACGTTATTACAGTATATTGATAGAATTTTGTTAAATAAGGAAACCCTGAAAGAAATGAAAACGAAAGCAAAAAAGTTAGGTGTTCCCGATTCTGCGGGCAGAGTTTTTGAACTTATGAAAATGCTGGTTAATAATAAATAA
- the murB gene encoding UDP-N-acetylmuramate dehydrogenase: MDGLLNELEELNIGKVKRNELLSQHTTMKIGGPADLFIEPSSVENIRKVIGFINKHQLPWRAIGRGSNLLVSDKGIEGAVIKLGAGLSNLTIEGTKITVGAGHSLISLSTMISKKGLSGLEFASGIPGSVGGAVYMNAGAHGSDISKILTKAHILFADGTIEWLSNVEMEFSYRTSVLQKKRPGIVLEAEFDLTEGDKASIVAQMLKNKDYRKETQPWNFPCAGSIFRNPLPNYAGKLIEEAGLKGFSIGGAKISEMHGNFIVNAGNATAKDVLDLIQYIKEKIDQLYSINIETEVEIIGRD, from the coding sequence ATGGACGGATTATTAAATGAATTAGAAGAATTAAATATAGGCAAAGTCAAGAGGAATGAATTACTTTCCCAGCATACTACAATGAAAATTGGAGGTCCTGCCGACCTTTTTATTGAACCATCTTCAGTTGAGAATATCAGGAAAGTGATCGGTTTTATTAATAAGCATCAGTTACCCTGGAGGGCGATTGGAAGAGGTTCTAATTTATTAGTCTCGGATAAAGGAATAGAGGGTGCAGTCATTAAGCTGGGTGCTGGCCTTTCTAATCTGACAATAGAAGGGACAAAAATTACAGTTGGTGCAGGTCATTCACTTATTAGCTTATCGACAATGATAAGTAAAAAAGGGCTTTCAGGTCTAGAGTTTGCTAGTGGAATTCCGGGGTCTGTTGGTGGTGCCGTATACATGAATGCGGGTGCACATGGTTCCGATATCAGTAAAATATTAACAAAGGCTCATATTTTATTTGCTGATGGTACTATAGAATGGCTCTCGAATGTTGAAATGGAGTTTTCTTACAGGACTTCCGTACTACAAAAGAAACGCCCAGGCATTGTTCTAGAAGCAGAATTCGATCTCACCGAGGGTGACAAAGCTTCCATCGTAGCCCAAATGTTAAAGAATAAAGATTATCGTAAAGAAACACAGCCATGGAATTTCCCATGTGCGGGCAGTATTTTTCGAAACCCACTTCCGAATTATGCGGGCAAATTAATAGAAGAGGCAGGCTTAAAAGGATTTAGTATTGGCGGTGCAAAAATTTCTGAAATGCACGGAAATTTTATTGTTAATGCCGGTAATGCTACCGCAAAAGATGTACTTGATTTAATTCAGTATATTAAAGAAAAGATCGATCAATTATATTCAATTAATATTGAAACGGAAGTAGAAATTATTGGCCGTGATTAA
- a CDS encoding FtsQ-type POTRA domain-containing protein, giving the protein MDKGKIVALEDRIPKLKEQRRRKANRRLIFLLFLFFTMIAVVAYVQSPLSHVKKITVKGNELLTTSEIISITKISKKTNIWSVNREEITSKLQGLSEIKEAEVKINWPNTVVIQMKEHKINAYLQRDKSYYPVMENAEILTDREMEGIPVSAPILFEFKEDTILKEMIIELDKLPAEIVNSISEIHYSPKKTDDYHITLFMNDGFEVNATLRSFSEKMAHYPSIISQLNPDKKGIIDLEVGSFFRAFEVEAEETDVEKDKGEG; this is encoded by the coding sequence ATGGATAAAGGTAAGATTGTTGCGCTAGAGGATCGAATTCCGAAGTTAAAGGAGCAAAGACGACGAAAAGCAAACAGACGGCTAATTTTTCTGCTCTTTTTATTCTTTACAATGATTGCTGTTGTCGCATATGTACAATCTCCATTAAGCCATGTTAAGAAGATTACCGTGAAAGGCAATGAGTTGCTAACGACCAGCGAAATAATAAGTATCACTAAGATTTCCAAAAAAACAAATATTTGGAGTGTAAATCGAGAGGAAATTACATCGAAACTGCAGGGTTTGAGTGAAATTAAGGAAGCGGAAGTAAAAATTAATTGGCCGAACACAGTTGTAATTCAAATGAAGGAACATAAAATAAATGCCTATTTACAAAGGGATAAATCATATTATCCTGTCATGGAAAACGCTGAAATTTTAACGGATAGAGAAATGGAAGGAATACCTGTCAGCGCACCAATATTATTTGAATTTAAAGAAGATACAATCCTTAAAGAAATGATTATAGAATTGGACAAGCTGCCTGCTGAAATTGTAAACTCTATATCTGAAATACACTATTCTCCTAAAAAAACGGACGATTATCATATAACCTTATTTATGAATGATGGTTTTGAGGTAAATGCGACATTAAGAAGTTTTTCAGAAAAGATGGCACATTATCCTTCAATTATAAGTCAGTTAAATCCAGACAAGAAAGGCATCATTGATCTAGAGGTAGGTTCGTTCTTTCGGGCATTTGAAGTGGAGGCGGAAGAAACAGATGTTGAGAAAGATAAGGGTGAAGGGTAA
- a CDS encoding DUF881 domain-containing protein codes for MLRKIRVKGKHVVLSLVCLVLGYIMAFSYHFTQKEIKQEHTNISGKQWEETLDLRNKLISLEETNRKLQKELHQKQDKVLENEKDLSKEAQVFLTLAEDAEKYRMFLGKVKVKGKGVTVTLADGDYNPNEPNINNYLVHEYHVFKVINELYISGAAGIAVNGQRLSSQSYIICDGPVITVDGIQHPAPFVITAIGDPDVLSSALNLTGGVKDQLVNDNIVFSLEKKSEILLNPILGKS; via the coding sequence ATGTTGAGAAAGATAAGGGTGAAGGGTAAGCATGTTGTTTTATCCCTAGTATGCCTTGTTCTTGGATATATAATGGCTTTTTCCTATCATTTTACTCAGAAGGAAATAAAACAAGAGCATACAAATATATCAGGCAAACAATGGGAAGAAACGCTAGATTTAAGAAATAAGCTTATTTCACTGGAGGAAACCAATCGTAAACTGCAAAAGGAATTACACCAAAAGCAAGATAAGGTTCTGGAGAATGAAAAGGATTTGTCAAAAGAGGCACAAGTGTTTTTAACACTTGCTGAAGATGCGGAAAAATACCGGATGTTTTTAGGAAAAGTTAAGGTAAAAGGTAAAGGGGTAACTGTTACTTTAGCAGATGGTGATTACAATCCAAATGAACCAAATATTAATAATTACCTGGTCCATGAGTACCATGTATTTAAAGTAATAAATGAGCTTTACATATCTGGTGCTGCAGGAATTGCGGTTAATGGGCAAAGGCTATCAAGCCAATCTTACATTATTTGTGACGGACCTGTTATTACTGTAGACGGTATACAGCATCCCGCTCCCTTTGTGATAACGGCAATAGGGGACCCTGATGTTTTATCTTCTGCACTAAATCTTACCGGGGGGGTTAAGGATCAGCTTGTTAACGATAATATAGTCTTTTCGCTTGAAAAAAAGAGTGAAATTCTTTTAAATCCCATTTTAGGGAAATCCTAA
- a CDS encoding DUF881 domain-containing protein, with amino-acid sequence MDWHKKNISFIVISAVVGFMIAIQFQTVKKPVERDTRDIWQLREALLKEKELQSSLLTEIRSIEEKLLAYESERKQSKEQALRDTLDELKVEAGMTMAEGPGITLSVEPMIEEFQLGSQIKKVVSPELLKRLLNELNMYDAKYISIDGQRIINTTVIRDINNETKIDGHSLKNLPIEIKVAADNSAAAEKLYNRMKASKATEEFFIEDLRLVVNEVSPKITVPAYENPIRIRHFELVKEVEGGDG; translated from the coding sequence GTGGACTGGCATAAAAAAAATATAAGTTTTATTGTGATTTCTGCAGTTGTTGGTTTTATGATTGCCATCCAATTTCAAACCGTTAAAAAACCTGTTGAACGGGACACAAGAGATATTTGGCAGCTGCGAGAGGCATTGCTAAAGGAAAAAGAATTGCAATCAAGTTTACTAACTGAAATTCGCTCAATTGAAGAGAAACTTCTAGCATATGAATCAGAGCGGAAACAAAGTAAGGAACAGGCATTACGGGATACTTTAGATGAGTTGAAGGTAGAGGCAGGGATGACAATGGCAGAGGGTCCTGGAATTACCTTAAGTGTTGAACCTATGATTGAAGAATTTCAATTGGGTTCCCAGATTAAAAAAGTTGTATCACCCGAACTTTTAAAGAGACTATTAAACGAATTAAATATGTATGATGCAAAATATATATCGATTGATGGACAACGAATTATTAATACGACTGTTATCAGAGATATTAATAATGAAACAAAGATTGATGGCCACTCCTTGAAAAATCTTCCAATTGAAATAAAGGTTGCTGCAGATAATAGTGCAGCAGCAGAAAAATTATATAATCGAATGAAGGCTTCAAAAGCCACAGAAGAGTTTTTTATTGAAGACCTTCGATTAGTGGTTAATGAGGTCAGCCCAAAAATTACTGTTCCAGCATACGAAAATCCGATTCGGATTCGGCATTTTGAACTGGTGAAAGAGGTAGAAGGAGGCGATGGTTGA
- a CDS encoding small basic family protein, which produces MWLPLLGLIVGIILGLLTDIRIPEEYSNYLSIAVLAALDTLFGGIRAHLQNIYDEKVFVSGFFFNILLAASLAFLGVHLGVDLYLAAVFAFGVRLFQNIAVIRRILLTKWSTNKEKLEKS; this is translated from the coding sequence ATGTGGCTTCCGCTACTAGGGCTAATTGTCGGGATTATTCTTGGATTACTAACGGATATTAGAATCCCGGAAGAATACTCGAATTATTTATCAATAGCCGTTTTGGCTGCCCTAGATACTTTATTTGGGGGAATAAGAGCTCATTTACAAAATATTTATGATGAAAAAGTATTTGTATCCGGATTTTTTTTCAATATTTTACTTGCTGCAAGTTTAGCTTTTCTAGGTGTACATCTTGGTGTAGACTTATATTTAGCAGCAGTTTTTGCCTTTGGTGTCCGCTTATTTCAAAATATTGCTGTTATTAGACGAATATTATTGACAAAATGGTCAACGAACAAAGAAAAATTAGAAAAAAGTTGA
- the ftsA gene encoding cell division protein FtsA — MNSNEIYVSLDIGTSSVKVIIGEIVNDSINIIGVGNVKSEGLRKGSIIDINDTVHSIKKAIEEAERMIGMEIRQVIVGISGNQVTLEPCHGIVGVSNQNREITNEEVRRVIEEAQVVSIPQEREIIGVIRKQFILDGKDEINNPCGMIGVRLEVEGTLITGSNAIITNTLRCVERAGLEVVDIVLQPLAAGEYALSKDEKNLGVALIDLGGGSTTIAVYQEGFLKSTSVVPVGGDLITNDLSKVLHTSTEDAEKIKVKYGHAFYDDASEDEFFSVPIIGSEQHQQFNQLYVSEIIEARMEEIFELIAHELKRLGVSDLGGGYVLTGGTANMQGVLELAQLIFQSPVRKAVPNYIGVRDPQFTTAVGLIKYAYKNSRLPGGTSVGAAAISEPIEKKVPKQQQPKAKTEKHPEDKMSSKVKKFLGLFFE, encoded by the coding sequence ATGAACAGCAATGAGATATATGTTAGTCTTGACATCGGTACATCCAGTGTAAAAGTTATCATTGGTGAAATCGTCAATGACTCTATTAATATAATTGGTGTTGGGAACGTTAAATCAGAAGGTTTACGCAAGGGATCGATTATTGACATTAATGATACCGTTCATTCAATTAAAAAGGCGATTGAGGAAGCAGAAAGAATGATTGGGATGGAAATCCGACAGGTGATTGTTGGAATTTCTGGAAATCAAGTTACTCTTGAGCCATGTCATGGTATAGTTGGGGTATCAAATCAAAATCGTGAAATTACAAATGAAGAAGTCAGACGTGTCATTGAAGAGGCACAAGTAGTTTCAATTCCCCAGGAAAGAGAAATTATTGGGGTAATCAGAAAACAGTTTATTCTTGATGGCAAGGATGAAATAAATAATCCTTGCGGTATGATAGGCGTTCGTTTGGAAGTGGAAGGGACGCTAATTACTGGTTCTAATGCTATCATAACGAATACATTGCGTTGTGTTGAACGTGCAGGCTTAGAGGTTGTGGATATTGTTTTACAGCCGCTTGCTGCAGGAGAATATGCCTTATCAAAGGATGAGAAAAACCTAGGGGTTGCACTTATCGATCTTGGCGGCGGTTCTACAACGATTGCCGTGTATCAGGAAGGGTTTTTAAAGTCAACAAGTGTGGTTCCAGTTGGCGGAGACCTGATAACGAATGATCTTTCCAAGGTATTACACACTTCTACCGAGGATGCAGAAAAAATTAAAGTGAAATATGGACATGCTTTTTATGATGATGCCTCTGAGGATGAGTTCTTCAGCGTTCCGATTATCGGAAGCGAACAGCATCAACAATTTAATCAGCTCTATGTTTCTGAAATTATTGAAGCTAGAATGGAAGAGATTTTTGAGTTAATTGCTCATGAACTAAAACGACTTGGTGTAAGTGATTTGGGTGGAGGCTATGTCTTAACGGGCGGAACCGCTAATATGCAAGGTGTATTAGAGCTTGCACAGCTAATCTTCCAAAGTCCAGTTCGCAAGGCAGTTCCAAATTATATTGGAGTAAGAGATCCTCAATTTACTACTGCCGTTGGTTTAATAAAATACGCCTACAAGAATTCTAGATTGCCAGGTGGTACAAGCGTTGGTGCAGCAGCCATCTCAGAGCCAATCGAAAAGAAAGTACCTAAACAGCAGCAACCAAAAGCAAAAACAGAAAAGCATCCGGAAGATAAGATGTCATCAAAAGTAAAAAAATTCCTTGGTCTCTTTTTCGAGTAG
- the ftsZ gene encoding cell division protein FtsZ — MLEFDTNLDSLATIKVIGVGGGGNNAVNRMIEHGVQGVEFIAVNTDAQALNLSKAEVKMQIGAKLTRGLGAGANPEVGKKAAEESKEQLEDALRGADMVFVTAGMGGGTGTGAAPVIAQIARDLGALTVGVVTRPFTFEGKKRSNQASGGIGSMKEAVDTLIVIPNDRLLEIVDKSTPMLEAFREADNVLRQGVQGISDLIATPGLINLDFADVKTIMSNKGSALMGIGVAAGENRATEAAKKAINSPLLETSIDGAQGVLMNITGGSNLSLYEVQEAADIVATASDQEVNMIFGSVINENLKDEIIVTVIATGFNEEVLQPKVTRPSFGQAKPQINSGKREQKREEVAPQEPVRANNNVSQEETLDIPTFLRNRNRRR, encoded by the coding sequence ATGTTAGAGTTTGATACAAATTTAGATTCTCTTGCAACTATAAAGGTTATTGGGGTTGGCGGCGGCGGGAACAACGCTGTAAATCGAATGATTGAACACGGTGTTCAGGGTGTAGAATTTATCGCAGTAAATACCGATGCTCAAGCTCTTAATCTTTCAAAAGCAGAAGTGAAAATGCAAATTGGCGCAAAACTTACTAGAGGACTTGGTGCAGGAGCAAACCCGGAAGTAGGCAAGAAAGCGGCTGAAGAGAGTAAAGAACAGCTAGAAGATGCTTTGCGCGGGGCTGATATGGTATTTGTTACTGCTGGTATGGGCGGAGGGACAGGTACTGGTGCGGCGCCGGTTATTGCTCAAATCGCCCGTGATTTAGGTGCATTGACTGTTGGTGTTGTTACACGGCCATTTACATTTGAAGGAAAAAAACGCTCTAACCAAGCATCAGGCGGAATCGGCTCGATGAAAGAGGCGGTAGATACTTTAATAGTAATTCCGAATGATCGTCTTCTTGAAATCGTTGATAAAAGCACTCCAATGCTTGAAGCCTTCCGCGAAGCGGATAACGTACTTCGCCAAGGGGTTCAGGGTATCTCAGATTTAATAGCTACTCCTGGTCTGATTAACTTGGATTTTGCTGATGTGAAAACAATTATGTCAAATAAAGGTTCTGCATTAATGGGAATCGGTGTTGCAGCAGGTGAAAATCGTGCTACTGAAGCAGCGAAGAAGGCAATAAATTCTCCGCTCCTAGAAACCTCTATTGATGGTGCACAGGGAGTACTGATGAATATCACAGGCGGTTCAAACTTGAGCTTATATGAAGTTCAAGAAGCCGCTGATATTGTTGCAACTGCTTCTGACCAAGAAGTAAACATGATCTTTGGTTCTGTCATTAATGAAAATCTTAAAGATGAAATCATTGTAACGGTTATCGCTACTGGATTTAACGAGGAAGTCTTACAGCCAAAAGTCACCCGTCCTTCTTTTGGACAAGCAAAACCACAAATCAATAGTGGGAAAAGAGAGCAGAAACGCGAGGAAGTTGCACCACAAGAACCAGTACGGGCTAATAATAATGTTTCCCAAGAGGAAACATTGGATATCCCTACATTCTTGCGCAACCGTAATCGCCGCAGATAG
- the spoIIGA gene encoding sigma-E processing peptidase SpoIIGA has translation MTVYLDIIWALNLLFDSLLLYLTAIFLKRQIRIWRLLTGGFIGSLIILLSFTPLHSYSDHPISKLLVSVVMVLITFGYKRFVFFIKALMTLYLSTFLIGGALIGVHYFIQFDSQLNTKVLLSNVSGFGDPISWLFVLLGFPVAWHFSRKNIEDMEMTKIQFDQIVHVTLKINGETIVCKGLVDSGNQLYDPLSKLPVMFVSIKNQLEEMTEPIKKMAVDSESLIMGDEEFPIEWQNRLRIVPFKVVGQEHQLIVAVKPDSILIENKGEQYLCEKGLVSFTIQQLSADDSFQCIVHPKMLTGQKQHGETVKVS, from the coding sequence TTGACTGTTTATTTAGATATAATTTGGGCTCTTAACCTATTATTTGATAGCCTTCTCCTTTATTTAACAGCCATTTTTTTAAAGAGGCAAATACGGATTTGGAGGTTATTAACTGGAGGCTTTATTGGATCCTTAATTATTCTTTTGTCGTTTACCCCACTGCACTCGTATTCGGACCATCCGATTTCAAAACTGCTAGTCTCGGTAGTTATGGTTCTAATAACGTTTGGTTACAAGAGATTTGTTTTTTTTATCAAAGCGCTAATGACCCTATACCTTTCTACCTTTTTAATTGGAGGGGCATTAATTGGAGTTCATTATTTTATTCAATTCGATTCGCAATTAAACACTAAAGTATTATTGTCGAATGTTTCGGGGTTCGGAGATCCTATCAGTTGGCTATTCGTTTTATTAGGCTTTCCCGTTGCCTGGCATTTCTCAAGGAAAAATATTGAAGATATGGAAATGACCAAAATTCAATTTGACCAGATTGTACATGTTACATTAAAAATTAATGGTGAAACGATTGTTTGTAAAGGTTTGGTTGATAGCGGGAATCAACTCTATGATCCCTTGTCTAAGCTTCCGGTCATGTTTGTCTCAATCAAAAATCAATTGGAAGAAATGACAGAGCCGATAAAAAAAATGGCGGTTGACTCCGAATCGTTAATTATGGGTGATGAAGAGTTTCCTATAGAATGGCAAAATAGGCTTAGAATTGTCCCTTTTAAAGTGGTTGGACAGGAGCATCAGCTCATTGTTGCAGTAAAACCGGATTCCATTTTGATTGAAAACAAAGGGGAGCAATATTTATGTGAGAAGGGACTTGTCTCGTTTACAATACAGCAGCTTTCAGCCGATGATTCCTTTCAATGCATTGTTCATCCGAAAATGCTTACTGGACAAAAGCAGCATGGAGAAACGGTGAAAGTAAGTTAA
- the sigE gene encoding RNA polymerase sporulation sigma factor SigE, translated as MKKWRFRLSYYWYKILIKLGLKTDEVYYIGGSEALPPPLSKDEEALLLDKLPGGDKAARSILIERNLRLVVYIARKFENTGINIEDLISIGTIGLIKAVNTFNPEKKIKLATYASRCIENEILMYLRRNNKIRSEVSFDEPLNIDWDGNELLLSDVLGTDDDIITKDLEANVDRKLLTKALHQLSDREKQIMELRFGLTNGEEKTQKDVADMLGISQSYISRLEKRIIKRLRKEFNKMV; from the coding sequence GTGAAAAAATGGAGATTTCGCTTATCCTATTACTGGTATAAAATACTAATAAAATTGGGACTAAAAACAGATGAGGTTTATTATATAGGAGGCAGCGAAGCCCTACCTCCACCGCTAAGCAAGGATGAGGAAGCTTTATTGTTAGATAAGCTGCCTGGCGGGGATAAAGCAGCAAGGTCGATTTTAATTGAGCGTAACTTAAGACTGGTTGTCTATATTGCCAGGAAATTCGAAAATACAGGCATTAATATTGAGGATCTAATCAGTATTGGGACAATTGGTCTAATCAAAGCTGTTAATACATTTAATCCTGAGAAAAAAATTAAACTTGCTACATACGCTTCAAGATGTATTGAAAATGAAATTCTAATGTATTTAAGGAGAAACAATAAAATTCGCTCTGAAGTATCTTTTGATGAACCCCTGAATATCGATTGGGATGGCAATGAATTATTATTATCTGATGTATTAGGAACCGATGACGATATCATTACGAAAGACCTTGAAGCAAATGTAGACAGGAAGTTGTTGACGAAGGCATTGCACCAGTTATCGGACAGGGAAAAGCAAATTATGGAGCTTCGATTTGGTCTAACAAATGGAGAAGAAAAAACGCAAAAAGATGTGGCGGATATGCTTGGCATTTCCCAGTCGTATATTTCCCGATTGGAAAAAAGGATTATTAAAAGGTTAAGAAAAGAATTTAACAAAATGGTGTAA